A DNA window from Vicinamibacterales bacterium contains the following coding sequences:
- a CDS encoding DUF6044 family protein has translation MRWERFRETTVVWTAAAALAVVMTYPLAFGLGRLGRLDTGDGRFSIWNVAWVSRALLHDPVHVFDANIFYPHTGTLAYSEANLVAGALGAPAYALTGNAYAAHNTAVLWAFVLSSVGMYYLARYLTRSRAAAGVAAILFAFCPFIFARTAHIQLLMTAGLPFTLLAFHRVVDRPETWRAVVLGIALWLTALACGYYGIFAGLMVSCGSLYYLTARRRWRDWRTLAALAGGTTVAALLTWPFLRPYFSLTGRSGPFRALEESSQHSANWGAYLAAAGLGDRWLQAFAGRWQEVLFPGIITLVLAAAGTWMALTRRAERGHRETVGFYLLLGAVTFWLSFGPAAGLYSLAYRWVPAFTLMRAPGRFGIMVTLALVVIAAHGLAALLARRRRSWAVAAVIGLAALVELAPIPLNYRDVPPPPEPYVLLAHLPPGPVVEFPFFYREQDFHRHTVYMLASTAHWLPLVNGYSDYFPPDFLQTVIPISSFPNEESFRILRDRRARYAVFHLNYYDRRSWPKVLARIEQYRPYLRPLVTGGDIWLFEIVGWPS, from the coding sequence ATGCGCTGGGAAAGGTTCAGGGAAACGACCGTCGTCTGGACCGCGGCGGCAGCGCTCGCGGTCGTGATGACCTACCCGCTGGCCTTCGGCCTCGGCCGGCTCGGCCGGCTCGACACCGGAGACGGGCGTTTCAGCATCTGGAACGTGGCCTGGGTCTCGAGGGCGCTGCTCCACGACCCGGTGCACGTCTTCGACGCCAACATCTTCTATCCGCACACCGGCACGCTGGCCTATAGCGAGGCCAACCTGGTGGCCGGCGCGCTCGGCGCGCCCGCATACGCGCTGACCGGCAACGCGTATGCCGCGCACAACACCGCCGTGCTGTGGGCGTTCGTGCTGTCGTCGGTCGGCATGTACTATCTCGCCCGCTATCTGACCCGCAGCAGGGCCGCGGCTGGCGTGGCCGCCATCTTGTTCGCCTTCTGCCCATTCATCTTCGCGAGGACAGCGCACATTCAACTGCTCATGACGGCGGGCCTGCCGTTCACGCTGCTGGCATTCCATCGCGTCGTCGATCGGCCCGAGACGTGGCGCGCGGTCGTGCTCGGGATCGCCCTGTGGTTGACCGCGCTCGCGTGCGGTTACTACGGCATCTTCGCAGGGTTGATGGTTTCGTGCGGCAGCCTCTATTACCTGACGGCGCGGCGTCGCTGGCGCGACTGGCGCACCCTGGCCGCGCTGGCAGGCGGAACGACCGTGGCCGCACTCCTGACGTGGCCATTCCTCAGACCGTATTTCTCGCTGACCGGCAGGAGCGGTCCCTTCCGTGCGCTCGAGGAAAGCAGTCAGCACTCGGCGAACTGGGGCGCGTACCTTGCCGCCGCGGGCCTGGGCGACCGGTGGCTGCAGGCGTTCGCCGGCAGATGGCAGGAGGTGCTCTTCCCGGGCATCATCACGCTGGTCCTCGCGGCTGCCGGAACGTGGATGGCGCTCACGCGCCGGGCGGAACGAGGCCACCGCGAGACGGTCGGGTTCTACCTCCTCCTCGGGGCCGTCACGTTCTGGCTCTCGTTCGGGCCGGCCGCCGGCCTGTACTCGCTGGCGTACCGGTGGGTGCCGGCCTTCACGCTGATGCGGGCGCCCGGACGGTTTGGGATCATGGTGACACTGGCCCTGGTCGTCATCGCAGCCCACGGCCTCGCCGCGCTGCTGGCCCGACGACGTCGCTCGTGGGCAGTCGCCGCCGTGATCGGTCTCGCCGCGCTCGTCGAACTGGCGCCGATCCCGCTCAACTACCGCGACGTTCCACCGCCACCCGAGCCATACGTGCTGCTCGCCCATCTCCCGCCCGGACCCGTCGTCGAGTTCCCATTCTTCTACAGGGAGCAGGACTTCCATCGCCACACGGTCTACATGCTCGCATCGACCGCGCACTGGCTGCCGCTCGTGAACGGGTACAGCGATTACTTCCCGCCCGATTTCCTCCAAACGGTGATCCCGATCAGCTCGTTCCCGAACGAGGAGTCGTTCCGGATCCTGCGTGACCGCCGCGCTCGGTACGCGGTGTTCCATCTCAACTACTACGACCGCCGGAGTTGGCCGAAGGTGCTGGCGCGCATCGAGCAGTACCGGCCATACCTGCGCCCGCTCGTCACCGGCGGCGACATCTGGCTGTTCGAGATCGTCGGCTGGCCGTCCTGA